A window of the Armatimonadota bacterium genome harbors these coding sequences:
- a CDS encoding tetratricopeptide repeat protein produces MVCRSFTLLSFLCIIALACGCQQRTGIPGNQRFVASQPKNAGLVEKPSKEAAPEDPEENSPPAVSPQDAKEAERLVVKGQEALDNGEWLDANEAFNRAVELDRGNIDAWMGRGRVLTGLAQPEEGLVDAEVIDDAVTSFTKAIEIRRDLPDAWLGRAQAKSILGRAYFIEAGSLREQGLQALKNAIDDFNQTLALDAKNAEALLGRGEVHEALGDYAAAIADFKGVLVQIPGNTTAQMGIERCREKM; encoded by the coding sequence ATGGTCTGCAGGTCCTTCACACTCCTGTCCTTTCTCTGCATTATCGCACTCGCCTGCGGGTGCCAGCAGAGGACGGGCATCCCCGGCAATCAACGCTTTGTCGCTTCCCAGCCCAAAAACGCCGGATTGGTTGAGAAGCCGTCGAAAGAAGCGGCCCCGGAAGACCCCGAAGAAAACAGCCCTCCGGCCGTCAGCCCCCAAGACGCGAAAGAGGCCGAACGCCTCGTGGTCAAGGGGCAGGAAGCCCTGGACAATGGCGAATGGCTGGATGCCAACGAGGCCTTCAATCGCGCGGTTGAGCTGGACCGAGGAAACATCGACGCCTGGATGGGGCGCGGACGAGTGCTCACCGGTCTTGCGCAGCCCGAAGAAGGGCTGGTCGACGCGGAGGTCATTGACGATGCGGTCACCAGCTTCACCAAAGCCATCGAGATCCGGAGAGATCTCCCAGATGCCTGGTTGGGCCGTGCACAGGCCAAGTCCATCCTCGGCCGCGCCTACTTCATCGAAGCGGGTTCGCTGCGTGAACAAGGCCTGCAGGCCCTGAAGAACGCCATCGATGACTTCAACCAAACCCTGGCCCTTGACGCAAAGAATGCCGAGGCCCTCCTCGGGCGGGGCGAAGTCCACGAGGCTTTGGGCGACTATGCCGCCGCTATCGCGGACTTCAAAGGGGTGCTTGTGCAGATCCCCGGCAATACCACCGCGCAGATGGGTATCGAGCGCTGCCGGGAGAAAATGTAG